The window CCTGTAAAGGAATTGCTGTAGCCAGCTACCACATAACCTTTATCGGGTGTTTGAATAATATCTCTGCCCCAGTCATCTCCTGATCCTCCAAGAGATTTTTCCCATTTGATTTTTCCGTCTGAATTTAGCTTTATTACCCAGTAATCGTTATTATAAATTGCATTCCTATCATCGTGATGATCAGAAACATCGCCGTCTGTAGAAGTGGACAGCCCTGCAATGATATATCCACCCTCTGCGGTCTGCCTGATGGAATTTGGGAAATCAGTGCCTGAACCACCAAATGATTTTTCCCACTCCATAAAACCCGCCGGGTTAAGCTTCACTACCCAATAGTCATAGTCGCCGTGGTTGCCGGTAACATCTCCATCAACTGAATTCGAATATCCCGTTGTTATGTAACCCCCGTCATAAGTTTGCTGAATGGAAAATGCTTCATCTACACCACTTCCACCTAACGACCTTTGCCACTGAATATTTCCAAAGCTATCAATTTTCACAATCCAAAAATCAAGACTATTATGATTATCCGTAACATCTCCATCATTTGAATCGCTCGTTCCTGCAATTATATATCCTTGGTCGCTGGTTTTATGAACTGAAAAAGCACTTTCATAACCAGAACCACCTAAGGATTTCTGCCAAATTAATTTTCCTTGCATATCTAACTTCAATATCCAGAAATCACCATTTCCATGACTTTGAGTTACATCGCCATCTTCGGAATACGCTAAACCAGCAGCAATAAATCCACCATCATTAGTAGTATCAATTGAATATAGATCATCCGAATTACTTCCTCCATATGAATTTTCCCAACTTATTTGAGGAATTTGTGAGAAAGCAATTAAATGATAGGAACCATATATAACTATGAATATTATTGATTTTATCATAAAACAAGTATTTCTTAAAGATAGCATTCTGATAAGTAATTTTGTCCCAGGCAACAACCAATTTTGAAATTTTTATTACTTGAAAGTGACTCATAGAGCTAAAAACTCCTTCCTAGATTAATGCAAGAAAAAAGTTAATGGTTAATAAAGAGCGCGTAAAAGAGTTATCGGCAAAAATCAAAGAGGAAATCATCTCCATTCGCCGCCACCTCCATGCCCATCCTGAATTGTCTTTTCAGGAAATAGAAACGGCCAAGTTTATTTCTTCAAAACTTTCAGCATGGAACATTGAACATCAGACCGGCATTGGAGGTAATGGAATTGTTGCACTCATCAAGGGGAGAAATCCTGGAAAGAAAACGATAGCACTTCGTGCCGACATGGATGCACTTCCCATTACGGAAAAAAATGAAGTAGAATATAAATCTCAACATAACGGGATCATGCATGCCTGCGGTCACGATGTTCATTCAGCATCATTGCTCGGTACTGCAAAAATTTTAAATGATTTAAAGAATGAATTTGAAGGAACCATTAAGCTGATCTTTCAGCCTGCAGAAGAAAAGCTGCCCGGCGGAGCATCAATAATGATTAATGATGGAGTACTTGAAAATCCAAAACCAGACGTAATAATTGCACAGCATGTATTCACCCCTTTGCATGTTGGAACTGCAGGCTTTCGTCCTGGAAAATATATGGCATCAGCAGATGAAATTTATATTACGGTAAAAGGTAAAGGAGGTCATGCCGCGGATCCGGCCCTTGTTATAAATCCAATCTTTATTGCTGCAAGACTATTGTCTGAGCTTGAAGAATTAATGCAGCAGTTGTCAACTTCCGAAATTCCTACTGTTCTTAACTTTGGAAAGGTAATTGGCGCAGGTGCCACCAATGTAATTCCGGACGAAGTAACAATTGATGGTACGCTGCGAACACTCGATGAAGCCTGGCGTGAAACAGTGCATCATAATCTGAAAGAGCTGATTCAAAACTTTTCTGAAAAGGACAAGACCATAGTTCTTTTACGGATGGATAAAGGATACCCCTGCCTCATTAATGATAAGGTGATCACTTCTGAGGCAAGGTCATTTGCGGAGGATTATCTGGGAAAGGAAAATGTGAAGGATCTTGATATCAGAATGGCATCGGAAGATTTTGCCTTTTTTTCCCAGGCAATTCCTGCATGCTTTTACCGTATTGGTACCGGAAATCCTGAAAAGAACATTACATCCGGTGTGCATACACCTGTCTTCAATATTGATGAGGATGCACTTGAAATTTCGACCGGCTTAATGGCATGGATCGCATTAAATTTATTGCTGAATTAACAGACTTTTAAGCTACTGCTATAATAGTAATTTTTATAACAGAAATGGTTAACCTATTGTGTTAATATTCAGGATTTTTATTATTAAATAACCGTTTCATTCTATATTCTTTATAGGATAATTTCTTTACCTTGTGCCACTTGATAAAAAATAGTTGGAACGTTTGCCTGACGTGATTTCGAAACAGTAAACTTTGTTTCGGTGCAACAACCTGAGAATGCAGAATTACTATATCTTTGCGGGCTTTTAAAGCAAAATCCTCATACATTTTTTTTTAACCAATATTAAATCAATAAAAATTAAACAATGGCTGAAGTAAAATACATTATTCCTCACGGTCACACTATAACTAAGGAAAACCGCCAGGAACTTAAAGGTCACAAGTCCTGCATTCTCTGGTATACGGGCCTTTCCGGCTCCGGTAAATCTACGCTCGCGAATAAGGTGGAGGAGAAAATGTTTGAAATGGGACTTCATACTTATATTCTCGATGGAGACAATGTAAGGATGGGCTTAAATAAAGGGTTGGGATTTTCCGAAGAAGACCGTAAAGAAAATATCCGCCGCATCGGGGAAGTATCGAAACTGTTTGTGGACGCAGGAATAATTGTTGGCACTGCCTTTATCTCCCCTTTTCGCTCCGACCGTGATATGGTGCGCAGTATTGTAAAAGAGGGTGAGTTTGTTGAAATTTTTATTGATGCCCCGCTTGATGTATGCGAGAAGCGCGACCCGAAAGGACTCTATAAAAAAGCGCGCTCAGGAGAAATAAAGCAATTTACCGGTATTGATTCTCCGTATGAAGCTCCTGAAAAAGCCGAAATGGTAGTTAAAACCGGAGAGAAATCTCTGGAAGAATGTGCTGCAGATGTTATCAACTGGCTTACGGCAAATAATTATATTCCAGCCGAAGATTAATTTTTTTAATTTAATATAAAAGTAACAAACATGAATCAACCTCACGGGGGAACGCTTGTGAACCGTTATGCCACGGATAAACGCAGGGATGAATTAGAAAAAAATATGGCGTCAAAATTCCAGCTTACTATTGAAGACCGGTATGGTGCAGATGTAGAGATGATCGCGATCGGAGCATTTAGCCCTCTTACCGGATTTATGGGTAAAGCAGATTCCGAATCTGTAATTGAAAATATGGAACTGACCAATGGACTTTCATGGGGAATACCCATTCTGCTTCCTGCGGGAGATAAATTTGATCAGTTGCGCGAAGGAGAAGAAATTGCTTTGCTGGACAAAACCGGCCGTACCCTTGCCATTATGATGGTTAATGAAAAATTTGAGCTGAACCTCGATACGCTCTGTCAGAAATGTTTCAAAACTACAGACGATAAACATCCCGGCGTTAAAGCAATTCTTAACGGTGGAAACAAATTTATTGCAGGCGACCTGGAGATGGTTAACCGTCCTTTAAGGAATGAAACAATCGATGAAAAATACTACCTGGATCCTTCCGAGACACGTGCTGAATTTGAAAAGCGTAACTGGAAAACTATTGTTGCCTTTCA of the Chitinophagales bacterium genome contains:
- a CDS encoding amidohydrolase encodes the protein MVNKERVKELSAKIKEEIISIRRHLHAHPELSFQEIETAKFISSKLSAWNIEHQTGIGGNGIVALIKGRNPGKKTIALRADMDALPITEKNEVEYKSQHNGIMHACGHDVHSASLLGTAKILNDLKNEFEGTIKLIFQPAEEKLPGGASIMINDGVLENPKPDVIIAQHVFTPLHVGTAGFRPGKYMASADEIYITVKGKGGHAADPALVINPIFIAARLLSELEELMQQLSTSEIPTVLNFGKVIGAGATNVIPDEVTIDGTLRTLDEAWRETVHHNLKELIQNFSEKDKTIVLLRMDKGYPCLINDKVITSEARSFAEDYLGKENVKDLDIRMASEDFAFFSQAIPACFYRIGTGNPEKNITSGVHTPVFNIDEDALEISTGLMAWIALNLLLN
- a CDS encoding T9SS type A sorting domain-containing protein, encoding MIKSIIFIVIYGSYHLIAFSQIPQISWENSYGGSNSDDLYSIDTTNDGGFIAAGLAYSEDGDVTQSHGNGDFWILKLDMQGKLIWQKSLGGSGYESAFSVHKTSDQGYIIAGTSDSNDGDVTDNHNSLDFWIVKIDSFGNIQWQRSLGGSGVDEAFSIQQTYDGGYITTGYSNSVDGDVTGNHGDYDYWVVKLNPAGFMEWEKSFGGSGTDFPNSIRQTAEGGYIIAGLSTSTDGDVSDHHDDRNAIYNNDYWVIKLNSDGKIKWEKSLGGSGDDWGRDIIQTPDKGYVVAGYSNSFTGDVRKNFGGLDYWISKLDSIGNLQWQKSYGGSNDDFANRIIQAKDGGYIVAGFSESNDGEVTGNHGSDDYWIIKISERGKLEGQMSLGGSSQDELSSVVQANNGNIVVGGSAASTDGDVTDNHGYYDYWIVRLEPEELDSQSDNEIAFNNGDYSTLKETFAFNSSFFSVSPAITNTSLNIRLQTPNDATSAIIEIINPLGQLIVSKRIKITDGRLQAPMHLDAGIPKGMYYIRVKVGNQHYVEKFYHS
- the cysC gene encoding adenylyl-sulfate kinase, which encodes MAEVKYIIPHGHTITKENRQELKGHKSCILWYTGLSGSGKSTLANKVEEKMFEMGLHTYILDGDNVRMGLNKGLGFSEEDRKENIRRIGEVSKLFVDAGIIVGTAFISPFRSDRDMVRSIVKEGEFVEIFIDAPLDVCEKRDPKGLYKKARSGEIKQFTGIDSPYEAPEKAEMVVKTGEKSLEECAADVINWLTANNYIPAED